A region of Natribaculum luteum DNA encodes the following proteins:
- the gpmI gene encoding 2,3-bisphosphoglycerate-independent phosphoglycerate mutase, which translates to MEAALIVLDGWGLGEHDGRNAVEAAHTPVFDRLARDGADGRLEVSGRRVGLPEGQMGNSEVGHLNIGAGRVVYQEYTRISDAIADGSFRANDAIDTAFEHAKETDGRVHFLGLVSDGGVHSDHEHLHALIEMAADRDVEAVTHAFTDGRDTSPHGGEEYLAELEDVVADVGTGHVATVTGRYYAMDRDQNWERTKRAYDAIVDREAEFEASSAVEAVEQSYERDVTDEFVEPTLIDGGPALEDGDAVVWFNFRSDRARQLTRMLADIRPAWEFETRPPEVEVVMMTQYDKTFDLPVAFPPTQPENTLGEVLAEAGKTQLRIAESEKYAHVTYFLNGGREVEFDGEIREIVESPDVPTYDQQPEMSAAEVTDTAIDVVESDDPDVLVLNYANPDMVGHTGDYRAAVEAVEAVDTQLGRLVEVLEDAGAHVFVTADHGNADDMGTEEDPHTAHTYNDVPFVYVSPDGTDDGRTVRKGGTLADIAPTLLETIGVDQPPEMTGESLLE; encoded by the coding sequence ATGGAAGCGGCACTCATCGTCCTCGACGGCTGGGGACTCGGCGAGCACGATGGCAGGAATGCAGTCGAGGCAGCGCACACACCAGTTTTCGACCGACTCGCGCGCGACGGCGCCGACGGTAGACTCGAGGTGTCGGGTCGACGCGTCGGCCTGCCCGAAGGCCAGATGGGAAACAGCGAGGTCGGCCACCTGAACATCGGCGCGGGCCGGGTGGTTTACCAGGAGTACACCCGGATCTCTGACGCCATCGCCGACGGCTCCTTCCGGGCGAACGACGCGATCGACACCGCGTTCGAGCACGCGAAGGAAACCGACGGCCGCGTCCACTTCCTCGGACTCGTCAGCGATGGCGGCGTCCACTCCGATCACGAGCACCTCCACGCGCTGATCGAGATGGCCGCCGACCGCGACGTCGAGGCCGTCACCCACGCCTTCACCGACGGCCGAGACACCTCTCCCCACGGCGGCGAGGAGTATCTCGCCGAACTCGAGGACGTCGTCGCCGACGTCGGCACGGGTCACGTCGCGACCGTCACGGGCCGGTACTACGCGATGGATCGCGACCAGAACTGGGAGCGGACGAAGCGAGCCTACGACGCCATCGTCGACCGCGAGGCGGAGTTCGAGGCCTCGTCCGCAGTCGAGGCGGTCGAGCAGTCCTACGAGCGCGACGTCACCGACGAGTTCGTCGAGCCGACGCTAATAGACGGCGGCCCGGCGCTTGAGGACGGCGACGCCGTGGTCTGGTTCAACTTCCGCTCGGACCGCGCTCGACAGCTGACGCGGATGCTCGCGGACATTCGCCCGGCGTGGGAGTTCGAAACCCGCCCGCCGGAGGTGGAGGTCGTGATGATGACCCAGTACGACAAGACGTTCGACCTCCCCGTGGCGTTCCCGCCGACCCAGCCCGAGAACACGCTGGGCGAGGTGCTCGCCGAGGCGGGCAAGACCCAGCTCCGGATCGCCGAATCCGAGAAGTACGCCCACGTCACCTACTTCTTGAACGGCGGCCGCGAGGTCGAGTTCGACGGCGAGATTCGCGAGATCGTCGAGAGCCCCGACGTGCCAACGTACGACCAGCAACCGGAGATGAGCGCCGCCGAGGTCACGGACACCGCCATCGACGTCGTCGAGTCCGACGACCCGGACGTCCTCGTGCTCAACTACGCCAACCCCGACATGGTCGGTCACACCGGGGACTACCGCGCCGCCGTCGAGGCCGTCGAGGCCGTCGACACGCAACTCGGTCGGCTCGTCGAGGTGCTCGAGGACGCCGGCGCGCACGTGTTCGTCACCGCAGATCACGGTAACGCTGACGACATGGGCACCGAGGAGGACCCCCACACGGCCCACACTTACAACGACGTGCCGTTCGTCTACGTTTCCCCCGACGGCACAGACGATGGCCGGACCGTCCGCAAGGGCGGCACCCTGGCCGACATCGCGCCGACGCTGCTCGAGACGATCGGCGTCGACCAGCCCCCAGAGATGACCGGGGAGTCGCTGCTCGAGTAG
- a CDS encoding O-acetylhomoserine aminocarboxypropyltransferase/cysteine synthase family protein translates to MTDEESDRRFATRSVHAGQEPDPTTGARAPPIYQTTSYVFDDTDHAASLFGLEEFGNIYSRIMNPTNAMLEERIASLEGGVGALATASGMAAFDLATFILAEVGDNIVSSSALYGGTYTYLTHTVAKRGIETKFVDSLDYEAYAEAIDDDTAFVHLETIGNPALVTPDIERVAEIAHEHDVPLFVDNTFATPYLCRPLEHGADLVWNSTTKWLTGAGSTVGGILVDGGSFPWPEGDYPELTEPNPAYHGVNFYETFGEQAFAIAARTRGLRDLGNQQSPFDAWVTLQKLESLPVRMEKHCENAQIVAEYLEDHPDVAWVNYPGLESHETHENAKKYLEGGYGGMITFGLEGGYDAAETVCNEVDLSSLLANVGDAKTLIIHPASTTHQQLTAEEKLASGVTDDLVRLSVGIEDAEDVVADLEQAIEKA, encoded by the coding sequence ATGACGGACGAAGAATCCGATCGCCGATTCGCGACGCGGAGCGTACACGCCGGTCAGGAACCGGACCCGACCACGGGCGCACGCGCCCCACCGATCTACCAGACGACCTCCTACGTCTTCGACGACACCGACCACGCCGCGAGCCTGTTCGGACTCGAGGAGTTCGGCAACATCTACTCGCGGATCATGAACCCGACGAACGCGATGCTCGAGGAGCGCATCGCGAGCCTCGAGGGCGGCGTCGGGGCGCTCGCGACGGCGAGCGGGATGGCGGCGTTCGACCTCGCGACGTTCATCCTCGCGGAGGTCGGCGACAACATCGTCTCCTCGTCCGCGCTGTACGGCGGCACGTACACCTACCTGACCCACACCGTCGCGAAGCGCGGCATCGAGACGAAATTCGTCGACAGCCTCGACTACGAGGCCTACGCGGAGGCCATCGACGACGACACCGCGTTCGTCCACCTCGAGACGATCGGCAACCCCGCGCTCGTGACGCCGGACATCGAGCGCGTCGCAGAGATCGCCCACGAACACGACGTCCCGCTGTTCGTCGACAACACGTTCGCGACGCCGTACCTCTGTCGTCCGCTCGAGCACGGTGCGGACCTGGTCTGGAACTCGACGACGAAGTGGCTCACCGGCGCGGGCTCGACGGTCGGCGGGATCTTGGTCGACGGCGGGTCGTTCCCGTGGCCGGAGGGTGACTACCCCGAACTCACCGAGCCGAACCCGGCCTACCACGGCGTCAACTTCTACGAGACCTTCGGCGAGCAGGCGTTCGCCATCGCCGCGCGCACCCGTGGGTTGCGCGACCTGGGCAACCAGCAGTCGCCGTTCGACGCCTGGGTCACGCTGCAGAAACTCGAGAGCCTGCCGGTGCGCATGGAGAAACACTGCGAGAACGCCCAGATCGTCGCGGAGTACCTCGAGGATCACCCCGACGTGGCGTGGGTCAACTATCCCGGCCTCGAGAGCCACGAGACCCACGAGAACGCCAAGAAGTACCTCGAGGGCGGCTACGGCGGCATGATCACCTTCGGCCTCGAGGGCGGGTACGACGCCGCCGAGACGGTCTGTAACGAGGTCGATCTCTCGAGCCTGCTGGCGAACGTCGGCGACGCGAAGACGCTGATCATCCACCCGGCGAGTACGACTCACCAGCAACTCACCGCGGAGGAGAAGCTGGCAAGCGGCGTCACCGACGACCTCGTGCGCCTCTCGGTGGGCATCGAGGACGCCGAGGACGTCGTCGCCGACCTGGAGCAGGCGATCGAGAAGGCGTAG
- the tnpC gene encoding IS66 family transposase encodes MSLGIGGSPESIDSAIRTENSTHLRQQLVVQKLENRLLRRQLAAQQQQIEQLETRLKRYENPNTPPSKQGGAAGSPGNDDSDEEKDENQEDDAGGDADAASDSSPGRSEGHEGTTRPPPEPEETIRVDQGYCPDCEQSLSNPDSYVSRTVIDIPLPIPTTVIEYKLGKHRCSCGNEVVAEHPDCPETGRFGPNIMAQTALGRFHQRLPNRKQAELFDWELDIPISHRTIYNLTKRVADRLRPAYDDVKARIQESDVVYCDETGFPVDGEQHWAWTFVTDEEVLFWVDESRGSQVLEDVLGEEFAEDSTLSCDGWSAYPSYHTKLQRCWAHLLREAEYVAERYEEAEKLSAELHALHDDLTAFDKEDPSASAREQKRAEASLHLEGLIREDYEAQEVQKLIEKIRNGLGHWLTFVTEPDVDSTNNRAERALREQVVLRKMFRTLRSAEGVQIHETITTMLATWKRRGLDPPEQLQSILGGKELSSG; translated from the coding sequence GTGTCGCTGGGGATTGGCGGATCGCCGGAATCGATAGATTCCGCGATCCGCACCGAGAACAGTACGCATCTCCGCCAGCAACTCGTAGTCCAGAAGCTTGAGAACCGTCTTCTCCGTCGCCAACTCGCTGCACAGCAACAACAGATCGAACAACTTGAGACTCGCCTCAAGAGGTACGAAAACCCAAACACACCACCCAGTAAGCAGGGTGGTGCGGCTGGATCACCTGGCAACGACGACAGCGACGAGGAAAAGGACGAAAACCAGGAAGACGACGCTGGCGGCGACGCTGACGCCGCCAGCGACTCATCCCCAGGACGTAGCGAAGGTCACGAAGGAACAACTCGACCGCCACCTGAACCAGAGGAGACTATTCGAGTCGATCAGGGATATTGTCCAGATTGTGAGCAAAGCCTCTCTAACCCGGACAGCTACGTCTCACGAACTGTTATCGACATTCCTCTTCCCATTCCAACCACTGTCATCGAGTACAAACTCGGCAAACACCGCTGTTCCTGTGGAAACGAGGTCGTTGCTGAACATCCTGACTGCCCGGAAACCGGGCGGTTTGGGCCGAATATCATGGCCCAAACCGCCCTCGGTAGGTTCCATCAGCGACTTCCGAACCGTAAACAGGCGGAGCTGTTTGATTGGGAACTCGATATTCCCATCTCTCATCGGACGATCTACAACCTGACCAAGCGGGTCGCAGACCGGCTGCGACCCGCGTATGACGATGTCAAAGCCCGTATTCAGGAAAGTGACGTCGTCTACTGCGATGAAACGGGATTTCCTGTTGACGGAGAGCAACACTGGGCGTGGACGTTCGTTACTGACGAAGAGGTGCTGTTCTGGGTTGATGAGAGTCGTGGAAGCCAGGTGTTAGAGGACGTCCTCGGCGAGGAATTCGCCGAGGACTCGACGCTCAGCTGTGACGGTTGGTCAGCGTATCCGAGCTATCACACGAAGCTCCAGCGGTGCTGGGCACATCTGTTGCGGGAGGCGGAGTACGTTGCTGAACGGTACGAGGAAGCAGAGAAGTTATCTGCGGAGTTACACGCTCTCCATGACGATTTAACGGCGTTCGACAAGGAGGATCCATCCGCCTCCGCCCGCGAGCAGAAGCGGGCGGAGGCGTCGTTACATCTGGAAGGCCTGATCAGGGAAGACTATGAGGCACAGGAGGTCCAGAAGCTGATCGAGAAGATCAGGAACGGGTTAGGCCACTGGCTGACGTTCGTCACAGAGCCAGACGTCGATTCGACGAATAATCGCGCAGAGCGCGCTCTGCGCGAGCAAGTTGTGCTGCGGAAGATGTTCCGGACCCTCCGCTCAGCCGAAGGGGTCCAGATTCACGAGACGATCACGACCATGTTAGCCACGTGGAAACGGCGAGGACTAGATCCGCCTGAACAGCTCCAGTCCATCCTCGGTGGGAAAGAACTCAGTTCAGGATGA
- a CDS encoding cold-shock protein: MAKGNVDFFNDTGGYGFISTDDADDDVFFHMEDVGGPDLEEGTDVEFSIEQAPKGPRATNVTRL; encoded by the coding sequence ATGGCGAAAGGAAACGTTGATTTCTTCAACGACACTGGCGGCTACGGTTTCATCTCGACGGACGACGCGGACGACGACGTATTCTTCCACATGGAAGACGTTGGCGGTCCGGACCTCGAAGAGGGCACGGACGTCGAATTCAGCATCGAACAGGCCCCCAAGGGCCCCCGGGCGACCAACGTCACCCGCCTGTAA
- the nadC gene encoding carboxylating nicotinate-nucleotide diphosphorylase, with translation MITDTQIERWLREDVGHHDVTNDVPGGTTGRLVAKEEGVVAGLEAATAVFEYLGVDVTERLEDGTRVAPGDDLLSVKGSAREVLRGERVAVNLVGHASGIATRTRAAVDAASGALRASEPRATTGRERRTESDDVRIAATRKTTPGLRGLEKRAVVAGGGDTHRLDLSHMVMVKDNHVAELGLEDAVAHFRERVSFATKIEVEVETVADAPRAARAGADVVLLDNMTPEEVERAVDTLEGDDVLIEASGGITLETVPDYAATGVDVISMGSLTHSAPSLDVSLYTGEH, from the coding sequence ATGATCACCGACACGCAGATCGAACGCTGGTTGCGCGAGGACGTCGGTCACCACGACGTCACGAACGACGTTCCGGGAGGGACGACCGGGCGTCTCGTCGCGAAGGAGGAAGGCGTCGTCGCCGGCCTCGAGGCCGCGACGGCCGTCTTCGAGTATCTCGGTGTCGACGTCACAGAGCGGCTCGAGGACGGAACGCGGGTCGCACCGGGCGACGACCTCCTTTCCGTCAAAGGATCGGCGCGCGAGGTGCTCCGGGGCGAACGCGTCGCGGTCAACCTCGTGGGTCACGCCTCGGGAATCGCGACCCGCACACGAGCGGCGGTCGACGCTGCGAGCGGGGCGCTACGCGCCTCGGAACCGCGAGCGACCACGGGCCGCGAGCGCCGAACCGAATCCGACGACGTTCGGATCGCGGCGACCCGCAAGACGACCCCCGGACTCCGCGGCCTCGAGAAACGGGCCGTCGTCGCAGGTGGCGGCGATACTCACCGGCTCGACCTCTCGCACATGGTGATGGTGAAAGACAACCACGTCGCCGAGCTGGGACTCGAGGACGCCGTCGCGCACTTCCGCGAGCGCGTCTCGTTCGCGACGAAGATCGAAGTCGAAGTGGAGACGGTCGCGGACGCCCCGCGCGCGGCGAGGGCGGGAGCCGACGTCGTCTTGCTCGACAACATGACCCCCGAGGAGGTCGAGCGAGCCGTCGACACGCTCGAGGGAGACGACGTGCTGATCGAGGCCAGCGGCGGTATCACGCTCGAGACGGTGCCCGACTACGCCGCGACAGGCGTCGACGTGATCTCGATGGGGTCGCTCACCCACTCCGCGCCGTCGCTGGACGTCTCGCTGTACACGGGCGAGCACTGA